The genomic window CGTAGTCGTGTGCCGGATCCAACCGGCGGTTCGTCTCCACAGCGAGCGGAGACGGAGGGATTCGAACCCCCAAGCCCTTGCGGGCCGTGGCTTGTATGGCCTTACCGGCCGGACGCGAAAATCGAAACGATTTGGTTAAGCGAAATGAGCTACGCCCGAGTGTGGAAGCCGTACTTTTTTAGCGTCTGCTCTCCCGTTGAGCTACGCGCCCCTGGATGGACGCGGGCGGAGTCGAACCGCCGACAGGACGTTGAGTTGGGCTTGTTTGGCCTCCAAGGCCGGACGCAGAAGTTTGAAAGGGTTTGGTTACACGAATGAGGGTGCGCCCGAGTGTGGAAGCCGTTCTTTTAAGCACGCGCTCTGCCGCTGAGCTACACGCCGGTGAGTCGGCGTGGACGGAGTCGAACCGCCTTCCTCGTGCTCCCGTTGGCTTGTTTGGCCTCCAAGGCCGGACGCAAAATTGAAAACGTTTGGTTAAGAAAAGAAGGTGCCCGAGTGGTGAGGCCGCTCTTGTGGTTCCCCGAACCCGGGGAGACGGAGGGAATCGAACCCTGAGCCTTGCGGCCCTGCCAAGTGCGTGTAGGACCTCTCCTGCCGGACACCAAGTTGCTGTGGACCGTGCTGCCCGTCCGCATGCCCGCCTTGACGCTGCTCGCGCACGCGCCTGACACCGGTTGACCGACCAACCAGAAACGAGGAACCAGGAACCAGGAACCACTGAATTTTTTCCTGTCAGGCTCGCTCGCCGCCCAGCGTCAGGCGGCCGATGCGAGAGGAACTTCAGACCGCCGCGCAGGACGCGCCTTCGTGCTACGGTCTGGCGCCCCAGGGCCCGGACGTTAGCCCGCTTCAAGGTTCGTCCAACCCGCGGTTCCCTGCTTCCTCGCTCGCATGCCCCTCCTCGACCTCCAAGACGAAGAGCTCTTCGCCGAGATCAGCCGCAAGCGCGCGGCCGGCGAGGACGTGCGCGCCGAGGTTGGCGAGCTCGTCCGGCGCTGGCGTCAGCCTGCCGCCGCCGTCATCCGCAAGATCCAAAAGAGCTACATGCGCGGCTCGCCCGACGACGAGGGCGACATCTTCCAAGAGGCCGTCGCCAAGTTCATCGCCAAGGGGCTCGACCAGTTCCGCGGCCAGAGCATCGAGAACCCGGGCACGGCTGCGGCGCCCATGGCGTTCTTCCTTCGCATCGTCAAGCACGTCGCGATTGATCGCTATCGGCGGCAGCGCGAGCACCTCGCGCCCGACCGCGGCGACGAAGAGCGTGAAGAGGAGCCGCACGAGGTGGAGCGCGGCGTCCATGCGGCGCGGCGCCGTGAAGAGCAAGGTGAAGCGAGCGAGCTCTATTGGGCCGCATTTCACCGGCTGGAGCAGGAGCATCCCAACGAAGCCAAGGCATGGGACCTGTACCGCCACCAGGACGTCGAGGATCACAACGAATGCGCACGCATACTCGGAATAACCGTGGCCAACTCGTACAAGCGCGTGAGCCGCGCGCAGGCGTACCTGCGGGCGTACCTGCTCGAGTTGATGGACGCGCAGCGATGACTCGCTTCATTTGCTCGGAGCAGCAGTCGTGAGCACGCCCGACTTCGAGGCCCTGGCGAAGAAGCTGGCGGGCGCCAAGCACACCCGTGAACGCAGCGCGGTGGCGGGCGAGATTCTGGGGGCAGCGGGGGCGCTGATTCGCGGGGGGCAGCAGGCAGCAGATGGGCCGCTGAAGGGGTTGAGTCGCGACGACGTCGAGGGCTGGCTCTCCGTCGTCGATGCCGAGGCGCTGAAGGCTGACTTGCAGCGCGGGGCCGAAGCAGCGTTCGAGGCGGTTCTCGCCGAGAGCGAATCCGAAGCGAAGGAGTTCCAAGCCTGGGCGCTGGAGGCCCTGCACGGCCGCGACACGCTCGAGGCCGCGCTGGTGGGCCTGGCTGCCTGGGAGGCGGCCACGGGTTCGCTGGGTGAAGCAGGAAAGCGACTTCGCGAGCGGCTCGCGGAGAAGCTCGCGCGCGTGGACGCCCAGGGTGCTGCGCTCTCGCGCCGGCTGGTGGGCATCAACGCCGCGCGCCGCGCTGCCCGCGACAGGCTCGCGCCGCAGTATCGCGAGCGCGCCTGGTGGTTCTCCTCGCGCGCCGAGTGCGATGACCTCGCGGCGCTCTGGAAATCGACGGACGCCGGCAAGGCCTCGGCGCACTGTCCCGCGTGCGCGCGCGATCGCGACAACGCCAAGCTCGCCGAGCGGCCCCCAGGGGCCTGCGCCACCGAGGACGAGCTCTGGAAGCTCGACTCCGACGAGATGCCCACCGCTCGCCGCCGCCTTCTGGAGAAGCACGCCCGGGCCTGCCCCGAGTGCGCGCTGGCGCTCCAGGCGGTGGCGGTGCCGCTCTTCGACGCGCCCGAGACGCCCTCGTCGCCCGAGCTGGGGCGACCCACGTCGGCGCCGCCGGAGGTCGTGGCGAGCCGCCCCGAGTTCAAGGTGCTGCGATTTCGCGGTCCCAACGCCCGACTGGTCGTCGAGCCTGCGGGGGGACAAAGACTCCTCGCCGCGGCGCTGAAGGTGGGCTCGGCCTCCGCGTCGATCGCCGGGCAGTCTGTCGGGAGCGCGCTCGAGTGCGACCTGAAGGGCGTCGCGGGAAAACGCGGGACGCTCCGGGTGGAGCTTCCGGGCGGCCGCAGCGTGGATGTCGACGTCGACATTTGACGATTTGGTTATGTCCCTGCGCGCCGGTGCTCGATGCCCAGGTTGACGAAGCCGATGAAGATCAGCATCGCCGCGGCCACGAAGACCAGCCAGGCGAACCAGGGCGCGGCCACGCCCGCGGTGCCCAGGGCGTAGACCCAGAGCACGCCCAGGCCAATTCCAATCAGCAGCACGAACCAGCTCATGGGCACCTCTTTGCGCACGGTGGGGCTCGGCGTCGCGCTGGGGCAAGGGCCCGCGAGCGGGTAGGCTGGCGCCGGCATTCCGGGAGGCCAGGTGGCTGCGCTCTTCGAGACCGACGTCCACACCGCGCTGCGCGCGCAGGCTCGCCGCTTCGCGGAGAGCGAGATCGCGCCGCACGCGCGCAAGTGGGAGGAGGATGAGATCTTCCCGCGCGAGCTCTACGGCAAGTTCGCAGAGCTCGGCTTGCTCGGCGTGGGCTATCCCGAAACGGTGGGCGGCTCCGGCGGCGACATCACCCACGTGCTCGCGGTGGCCGAAGAGCTGATCATCCATGGCAAGTGCGTGGGCGCGGTGGTCGGCGTGGGCAGCCACGGCATCGCGCTGCCGCCCATCGTGCGACATGGGAGCGCGGCGCAGATCGACCGCTTCGTGAAGCCGGTCTTGCGCGGCGAGAAGATCGCGGCGCTGGGCATCACCGAGCCGGGCGCAGGCAGCGACGTGGCCGGTATCACCACCCGCGCGCGCCGCGAGGGCGACTTCTACATCATCGACGGGGCCAAGACGTTCATCACCTCCGGCACGCGCGCCGACGTCGTCACCTGCGCGGTGCGCACCGGCGGCCCGGGCCACGGCGGCATCTCGCTGCTGGTGGTGGAGAAGGGCGCGCCCGGCTTCAGCGTGAGCAAGAAGCTCGACAAGCTCGGCTGGCGCGCGAGCGACACCGCGGAGCTCGTCTTCGAAAACGCGCGCGTGCCTGCCGCGAACCTCATCGGCGAGGAGAACGCGGGCTTCGGGTACATCGTCACCAACTTCGTCGACGAGCGATTGCTGCTCGCGGGCAACTGCGTGGCCATCGCGGAGCTCGCGTACCGCGAGGCGGTTCACTACGCGAAGGAGCGGAGCGCGTTCGGCAAGTCGCTGATGGGCTTTCAGGTGACGCGGCACAAGCTCGCGGAGATGGCCACGCGCCTCGCGGCCGCGCGGGCGCTCACAAACGAGGTCATTCAGCGGCACATGGCGGGCGAGGTCTGCTTTTCGCTCGCGGCCATGGCCAAGAACACCGCCACGGACATGTGCAGCTTCGTCACCGACGCGGCCGTGCAGCTCCACGGCGGCATGGGCTACATGCGCGAGAGCGTGGTCGAGCGGCTCTTCCGCGACGCGCGCCTCTATCCGATTGGAGGCGGCACGCGAGAGATCATGAACGAGATCATCGCCAAGGCCGAGGGGTACTGATGTCACGCCCACTCGTACTCGCCGCCTTCCTGATGGCCCTGGCGGCCTGCGAAGAGGGAAAGCTCGCGCAGCAGCCTTCGAGCGCAGCCCCCGCGGCGAATCCTCCGACGAACGCGGCGCCCGACGCGGGCATCCCGGACGCGGGCGACTTCCGTGCGACGCGAGCGCGCATCGACAACTCACAAGTACTAAGCGGCGACTACGGCCCGCACATCCGGCGCACGGAGACCACCCAGGTCATCAAGGGCACCAACGAGAGCGCGCCGAGCCCCAAGTCAAAGTGAGACCGATCGGTTGACCGATCAGTCCACTTCCACCAGGAAGAACTTGTTGGAGCTCTTGTCCACGATGCGCATGTGGTACTTGTCGCCGAGGATCTGGCGCAGGTTGTTGAACCGCGCCTGCTCCACGATCACGTACTCCGGCCCGGGCTGACCCACGAACTGCAGCAGGTGCTGCGCGTCGTTGATCTCCTTGATGGTGTCGCGGCCGTAGAAGGTCTCGCCGCGCCAGCCCGCGCCCAGGATGAAGCCGGTGATGGGCTCGTTGGGCAGCCGCTCCTTGTAGAGCGCCCAGAACTCGTCGCGCTGGCTCCAGTGGTGGCTCATCGCGCGCCAGAAGAACCAGCTGCACCAGACGGCGAGCAC from Deltaproteobacteria bacterium includes these protein-coding regions:
- a CDS encoding sigma-70 family RNA polymerase sigma factor, giving the protein MPLLDLQDEELFAEISRKRAAGEDVRAEVGELVRRWRQPAAAVIRKIQKSYMRGSPDDEGDIFQEAVAKFIAKGLDQFRGQSIENPGTAAAPMAFFLRIVKHVAIDRYRRQREHLAPDRGDEEREEEPHEVERGVHAARRREEQGEASELYWAAFHRLEQEHPNEAKAWDLYRHQDVEDHNECARILGITVANSYKRVSRAQAYLRAYLLELMDAQR
- a CDS encoding acyl-CoA dehydrogenase family protein, translating into MAALFETDVHTALRAQARRFAESEIAPHARKWEEDEIFPRELYGKFAELGLLGVGYPETVGGSGGDITHVLAVAEELIIHGKCVGAVVGVGSHGIALPPIVRHGSAAQIDRFVKPVLRGEKIAALGITEPGAGSDVAGITTRARREGDFYIIDGAKTFITSGTRADVVTCAVRTGGPGHGGISLLVVEKGAPGFSVSKKLDKLGWRASDTAELVFENARVPAANLIGEENAGFGYIVTNFVDERLLLAGNCVAIAELAYREAVHYAKERSAFGKSLMGFQVTRHKLAEMATRLAAARALTNEVIQRHMAGEVCFSLAAMAKNTATDMCSFVTDAAVQLHGGMGYMRESVVERLFRDARLYPIGGGTREIMNEIIAKAEGY